One genomic region from Campylobacter sp. RM5004 encodes:
- a CDS encoding MmgE/PrpD family protein: MLYSEKLADFIVNTSYEDIPADVKTRAKELMLDTIGVALAGCKNDAILKAIKAFKSENGNTSIWGSDFKATPLDAAMINAMSSHVLDFDDTLTEAILHASAILTPLCLSYGFSKTNDGKKILKAFIMGWEVAGRVGVASNGTFHKNGFHTSAIAGVFGASAAACVINDLNVSQTINALGFAASFAGGINEFLSNGSNSKILHIASAVLNGIRACDYAKAGLFGPVSIFEGRDNIFRAFGIESECDKTRLDKNLGKDYMVKEVSIKPYPSCHFAHGLVDCAKELRNDGIKPDDIKEILCYVDAVPITFICDPIEKKHNPKTDYEAKFSFAYLISYMFIDGKINLSSYDDLKRSEIVNFAKKIKYEKYVSEGFPKYFCGKLKATLNDGSTIIKEVKINKGNPDNALSLDELLEKFNANINNKHLSEKIKKQVLNLENIKSFE, from the coding sequence ATGCTTTATAGTGAAAAGTTGGCTGATTTTATAGTAAATACAAGTTATGAAGATATACCAGCTGATGTTAAAACTAGAGCAAAAGAGCTAATGCTAGATACCATAGGTGTTGCTCTTGCAGGTTGCAAAAACGACGCAATTTTAAAAGCTATAAAAGCATTTAAAAGCGAAAATGGTAATACAAGCATTTGGGGTAGCGATTTTAAAGCTACCCCGCTTGATGCAGCTATGATAAATGCTATGAGTTCTCATGTGCTTGATTTTGATGATACTTTGACAGAAGCTATACTTCATGCAAGTGCGATTTTAACTCCGCTATGTCTTAGTTATGGATTTTCTAAAACAAATGATGGTAAAAAAATATTAAAAGCTTTTATTATGGGTTGGGAAGTCGCTGGAAGAGTTGGTGTTGCTAGTAATGGAACTTTTCATAAAAATGGTTTTCATACAAGCGCTATAGCTGGTGTATTTGGAGCAAGTGCAGCAGCTTGTGTTATAAATGATTTAAATGTTTCACAAACAATTAATGCTTTAGGTTTTGCCGCTAGTTTTGCAGGTGGGATAAATGAATTTTTAAGCAATGGGAGCAATTCTAAAATACTTCATATAGCAAGTGCGGTTTTAAATGGAATTAGAGCTTGTGATTATGCTAAAGCTGGTCTTTTTGGTCCTGTTAGTATTTTTGAAGGTCGTGATAATATCTTTAGAGCATTTGGTATAGAATCTGAGTGTGATAAAACAAGACTTGATAAAAATTTAGGAAAAGATTATATGGTTAAAGAAGTATCAATTAAGCCATATCCAAGTTGTCATTTTGCTCATGGACTTGTTGATTGTGCCAAAGAGCTTAGAAATGATGGAATAAAGCCTGATGATATAAAAGAGATTTTATGTTATGTTGATGCTGTGCCAATTACCTTTATATGTGACCCTATAGAAAAAAAGCACAATCCTAAAACTGATTATGAAGCAAAATTTTCATTTGCATATCTAATAAGCTATATGTTTATAGATGGCAAGATAAATCTTAGTTCGTATGATGATTTAAAACGCAGTGAGATTGTAAATTTTGCTAAAAAAATAAAGTATGAAAAATATGTCTCAGAAGGGTTTCCAAAGTATTTTTGCGGAAAATTAAAAGCAACCCTTAATGATGGAAGCACTATCATTAAAGAAGTAAAAATCAATAAAGGTAATCCAGATAACGCATTAAGTTTAGATGAGTTACTTGAAAAATTTAATGCAAACATTAACAATAAACATCTTTCAGAAAAGATTAAAAAACAAGTCTTAAATTTAGAAAATATAAAAAGTTTTGAATAA
- a CDS encoding ATP-binding protein, with protein sequence MFVNREKHLKTLNDEFNRSGFTFTILYGRRRVGKTRLIKEYIKDKKAFYFLSSLENINITINRMKNELANFYNDDLLKQIQINDIKTLFLYIANKINEKIVIVIDEFQYLAKIDNSIPSQFQYICDEIFKNKNIHLILCGSIISMMYEYTLSYNSPLYGRRTSAIKLEAIEFKYLKDFFPNKTKNELIEIYSVFYSIPKYLELINDKGDIYENIKANILNPNSYLYNEASFVLQNEINEPITYFSILKIIASGEHKIGNIASKLGKNPNNITSFIDKLIELDIIYKINPITEKNPEKSKKSLYFIKDNFLRFYFAYVLPHKSQLELDNTDYVINIIKTNFAEFVSKVYEDLAINYLLNTYKELLKCGRWWDKDTEIDAIGVAKDYLIVAECKYKNKAVGINVLEDLQTKAKKIDSNLPIKKYILFSKSGFTNDLKALASNEIILIDLL encoded by the coding sequence ATGTTTGTTAATAGAGAAAAACATTTAAAAACTTTAAACGATGAATTTAATAGGAGTGGTTTTACTTTTACAATTCTTTATGGTAGGCGTAGGGTTGGAAAAACAAGGCTTATAAAAGAATATATAAAGGATAAAAAAGCTTTTTATTTTTTATCAAGTCTTGAAAATATTAATATTACAATTAATAGAATGAAAAATGAATTAGCTAATTTTTATAATGATGATTTGTTAAAACAAATTCAAATAAATGATATTAAAACTTTATTTTTATACATAGCCAACAAAATAAATGAAAAAATAGTAATAGTAATTGATGAATTTCAATATCTTGCAAAGATTGATAATTCTATACCATCGCAATTTCAGTATATTTGTGATGAAATTTTTAAAAACAAAAATATTCACTTAATTTTATGTGGTTCAATTATATCTATGATGTATGAGTATACATTATCGTATAATTCTCCTTTATATGGCAGAAGAACAAGTGCTATTAAACTTGAAGCTATAGAATTTAAATACCTTAAAGATTTTTTTCCAAATAAAACTAAAAATGAACTTATAGAAATATATAGTGTTTTTTATAGTATTCCAAAATATCTTGAACTTATAAATGATAAGGGGGATATTTATGAAAACATAAAAGCAAATATTCTAAATCCAAATTCTTATTTATATAACGAGGCTAGTTTTGTATTGCAAAACGAAATAAATGAACCAATTACTTATTTTTCAATTTTAAAAATTATTGCAAGTGGGGAACATAAAATTGGAAATATTGCTAGTAAATTAGGCAAAAACCCAAACAATATAACATCTTTTATAGATAAATTAATTGAGCTTGATATTATTTATAAAATTAATCCTATAACTGAAAAAAATCCAGAAAAATCAAAAAAAAGCTTATATTTTATAAAAGATAATTTTTTAAGATTTTATTTTGCTTATGTTTTGCCTCATAAATCTCAATTAGAACTTGATAATACAGATTATGTAATTAATATAATTAAGACAAATTTTGCTGAATTTGTAAGTAAAGTTTATGAAGATTTAGCTATTAATTATCTTTTAAATACATATAAAGAACTTTTAAAATGTGGTAGATGGTGGGATAAGGATACTGAAATTGATGCTATTGGAGTTGCAAAAGATTATTTAATAGTTGCTGAATGCAAATATAAAAATAAAGCAGTAGGAATTAATGTTTTAGAAGATTTACAAACAAAGGCTAAAAAAATAGATAGCAATTTACCTATTAAAAAATATATTTTATTTAGCAAAAGTGGTTTTACAAATGATTTGAAAGCACTTGCTAGTAATGAAATAATTTTAATTGACTTGTTATAA
- a CDS encoding nitrilase-related carbon-nitrogen hydrolase codes for MNKLKIALAQIKTDRDYKINLEKIINFMQESKRLGAELVVFPETSQAFIPSNEGINFNTIAQDINEEFVTGIINKSKELDIAVVFGLYEKDNDKTKNSVIFADCGKIIYKYSKTHLYDAFSYDESKDINASNEKIKAFDTRWGKMGIMVCYELRFPEIARTLALDGARLILVPTAWVDGKYKDEHFMLFTKTRALENTVYLCASNQTGNIYTGRSALINPLGLEEIKLGVDEGLQVFEICFDKIDEVRKVLPCISQRKPNLYNL; via the coding sequence ATGAATAAATTAAAAATCGCTTTAGCTCAAATAAAAACTGATAGAGATTATAAAATCAACCTTGAAAAAATAATTAATTTTATGCAAGAATCAAAGCGTTTGGGTGCTGAGCTTGTGGTGTTTCCAGAAACATCACAAGCCTTTATACCTAGCAACGAAGGGATAAATTTTAACACTATCGCTCAAGACATAAACGAAGAATTTGTAACAGGAATTATAAATAAAAGCAAAGAGCTAGATATTGCTGTTGTTTTTGGGCTTTATGAAAAAGATAATGATAAAACAAAAAACAGCGTAATTTTTGCTGATTGTGGAAAAATCATTTACAAATACTCAAAAACTCATCTTTATGATGCATTTAGTTATGATGAAAGCAAAGATATAAATGCTAGCAATGAAAAAATCAAAGCTTTTGATACAAGATGGGGCAAAATGGGGATAATGGTATGCTATGAACTTCGTTTTCCTGAAATCGCTAGAACTTTAGCACTTGATGGTGCAAGGCTTATACTTGTTCCTACTGCTTGGGTTGATGGTAAATATAAAGATGAGCATTTTATGTTATTTACCAAAACAAGGGCTTTAGAAAACACCGTTTATCTTTGTGCAAGTAATCAAACAGGTAACATCTACACAGGTCGCTCGGCTTTAATAAATCCGCTTGGGCTTGAAGAAATAAAGCTTGGCGTTGATGAAGGTCTTCAAGTATTTGAGATTTGCTTTGATAAGATTGATGAAGTTAGAAAAGTTTTACCTTGCATATCTCAAAGAAAACCTAATTTATATAATCTATAA
- a CDS encoding MFS transporter produces MRFRWLIACVFFLIGLIAYMDRANISVVASFMMEEFSIDKTQFGLLNSAFFIAYAAAQIPSGILIQKFGNKFMTIFALILWSIFTILTPLAGTFMLLLVVRFLFGLGEAPIYPSNAAFNNNWFGKQEKARAASFLLAGSYFGPVIAPFISVWLVQNYGWHSVFYVFGVIGILIAIIYWFISSSKPEDNKFISKEELAYIQSERFVDNIKKTPWKVFLKNKEFYALGIAYFFCVYMTGMFMTWLPTFLLEAKGLDLKAMGFYAGAPWLAICIFVALGGGISDKILKISNSFKKARTYLAVAGFLIFDICLFLVIYVENTMLSILFLSLGFGFLGLPVVVSWAVAADKGRSQAAAVSSWMNLWGNVGSAFSPILVGWMAQKYGWNIAILFNIIPVTLAMIAYLFVKPDNALTQEN; encoded by the coding sequence ATGAGATTTAGGTGGCTTATAGCTTGTGTGTTTTTCCTAATAGGTTTAATTGCCTATATGGATAGAGCGAACATTTCCGTTGTTGCTAGCTTTATGATGGAAGAATTTAGTATTGATAAAACCCAGTTTGGCTTGCTAAACTCTGCATTTTTTATAGCCTATGCAGCAGCTCAAATTCCAAGTGGTATTTTAATTCAAAAATTTGGCAATAAATTTATGACAATTTTTGCATTGATTTTATGGTCTATTTTTACTATTTTAACACCACTTGCAGGAACTTTTATGTTGCTTTTAGTGGTTAGATTTTTATTTGGCTTAGGAGAAGCTCCTATATATCCAAGTAACGCGGCATTTAATAATAACTGGTTTGGCAAGCAAGAAAAAGCAAGAGCTGCTTCATTTTTACTAGCAGGTTCGTATTTTGGACCGGTAATCGCTCCATTTATTTCTGTATGGTTAGTGCAAAATTATGGTTGGCATAGTGTTTTTTATGTATTTGGTGTGATTGGGATTTTAATAGCCATTATTTATTGGTTTATAAGCTCATCAAAGCCAGAAGATAATAAATTTATTAGTAAAGAAGAACTTGCATACATACAAAGTGAAAGGTTTGTAGATAATATTAAAAAAACTCCATGGAAAGTATTTTTAAAAAATAAAGAATTTTACGCTTTAGGAATTGCATACTTTTTTTGTGTTTATATGACAGGTATGTTTATGACTTGGCTTCCTACATTTTTACTTGAGGCTAAGGGTCTTGATTTAAAAGCTATGGGATTTTATGCCGGAGCTCCTTGGCTTGCTATTTGTATATTTGTTGCACTTGGCGGTGGTATCAGCGATAAGATTTTAAAAATCTCAAACAGCTTTAAAAAAGCTAGAACTTATTTAGCAGTTGCTGGATTTTTAATATTTGATATATGTTTATTTTTAGTTATATATGTTGAAAACACAATGCTTAGTATTTTATTTTTAAGCCTTGGTTTTGGATTTTTAGGACTTCCTGTTGTTGTATCTTGGGCTGTTGCAGCCGATAAAGGTAGAAGTCAAGCAGCAGCTGTTAGTTCTTGGATGAATTTATGGGGAAATGTTGGCTCAGCGTTTTCACCTATTTTGGTTGGCTGGATGGCACAAAAATACGGATGGAATATAGCAATATTATTTAATATAATTCCTGTAACACTTGCCATGATAGCTTATTTGTTTGTCAAACCTGACAATGCTTTAACACAAGAAAATTAA
- a CDS encoding gluconate:H+ symporter, translating into MSNFALISVLIASIVLVVFCIAKLKIHAFLSLSLASIFVALVTGVDLTKIGSIIENGVGGTLGFLAVIIGCGSILGKMLEVSGGAQKIALSLLNLLGKKRADVVMMLVGFIAGIPVFVEVGFVLLVPLVLVVAKEIGVSRIKIGIALATSLMAVHCMVPPHPAATSIVATLGADIGQVIWMSIVVGMICAFIGGVIFLKFFDFSKDDESVALNEEVITPKSMPSTAITYFTILLPLVLMLLKTLVFKDSAVFAFIGNPIVALLISVFVAYYTLGLKQGYSMQNLMDFSGDSFTQIASILLIIGAGGAFNEILIASGIGEALKQVLGSLSLNPVFLAWLIAIILHASVGSATVAMISAAGIVLQMDSNVSKEVLCLAIGSGAIGCTIVTDSLFWLVKESLGMSVKAMFKYFTSATLVASVSGLILSYVLSIIL; encoded by the coding sequence ATGAGCAATTTTGCTTTAATTTCGGTATTAATAGCTTCTATTGTTCTTGTTGTGTTTTGTATTGCAAAGCTTAAAATTCACGCATTTTTATCTTTAAGCTTAGCAAGTATTTTTGTTGCACTTGTTACAGGTGTGGATTTGACAAAAATTGGCTCTATTATAGAAAATGGAGTAGGTGGCACGCTAGGATTTTTAGCAGTAATTATTGGTTGTGGAAGTATTTTAGGAAAAATGCTAGAAGTTAGTGGTGGAGCTCAAAAAATAGCTTTATCATTACTAAATCTACTTGGCAAAAAAAGAGCCGATGTTGTTATGATGTTGGTTGGATTTATTGCAGGTATTCCTGTGTTTGTTGAAGTTGGATTTGTTTTATTAGTTCCTTTAGTATTAGTTGTTGCTAAAGAAATAGGTGTTAGTAGAATAAAAATAGGTATAGCATTAGCAACTTCACTTATGGCAGTTCATTGTATGGTTCCACCACACCCAGCAGCTACTAGCATTGTTGCTACTTTAGGTGCTGATATAGGTCAAGTTATTTGGATGAGCATTGTTGTTGGTATGATTTGCGCTTTCATTGGTGGTGTAATTTTCTTAAAGTTTTTTGATTTTTCAAAAGATGATGAGAGCGTAGCGCTTAATGAAGAAGTAATAACTCCAAAATCTATGCCAAGCACAGCAATTACTTATTTTACTATTCTTTTACCTTTGGTTTTAATGTTACTTAAGACTTTAGTATTTAAGGATAGTGCAGTATTTGCATTCATCGGAAATCCTATCGTTGCATTATTAATAAGCGTATTTGTAGCTTATTATACTTTAGGTTTAAAACAAGGTTATTCTATGCAAAATCTAATGGATTTTAGTGGAGATTCATTTACTCAAATTGCTTCAATTTTATTAATCATCGGTGCAGGCGGGGCGTTTAATGAGATATTAATCGCATCAGGAATCGGCGAAGCATTAAAGCAAGTTTTAGGAAGTTTAAGCTTAAATCCTGTATTTTTAGCATGGTTAATTGCTATTATTTTACATGCTAGTGTTGGAAGTGCAACGGTTGCTATGATTAGTGCAGCAGGAATTGTTTTACAAATGGATAGCAATGTTAGCAAAGAAGTTTTATGCCTTGCAATAGGAAGTGGTGCGATAGGTTGTACTATTGTAACAGATAGTTTATTTTGGCTAG